The nucleotide sequence GTCGTAAGTTACTGATAAGCCGATAACCGGATTTTCGGCTTGCCAAAAAGAAATGCCTTCGACCGCACAATGGTCCGGTTTGGCTAAGTGCACCAGCTTTATGCCGAATGCCGAAAGTTCGGTTTCTGATTTCTCCAAAACAGATTCGTTTTCCCTGAAAATAGTTTTGAGTCGTTCAGTTAACTTATTTACACCTTTCGCATCAAACTTTTTCACCTTTAAATCACTTGCTTTATGGGCTATGAGTTTTTTCCAGACTTCCAGATAGTGCGGATTTACCGCCCGTTTGAGGGACTTACGATAATGTGCCGGAGCTTCTTCCAAAAAACTTTGCGATGTGGAAGAAAGTAAATCAGTTCCAAACACGTGTTTCAAATGCGGAATGTCCTTTTCCACATTGCCTGTTATGATGTTCTGTTTCTTGAGATAGGGCACCGGAAACTTCGATTTAATCTCCTTCCATTGCGCAATGCGTTCGAGCTGGGTCCGGTTATTTATTTTGGCTTTGTCCACTTCATAATTCTGCATAAGGTTGAGCCAAATGCTTTCATCCATATCGAGCGCAGCGGCAACTTTTACGCAGACGTCAGTATTGAAATCGCGTTTTCCCTGCAACATTTCATTGAGTTGCGATTTTTGAATACCGACGAGCCCGGCAAATTCATTCTGACTGATTTTGCGGAATTTGAGTTCGTCCAGTAAGATATCACCCGGATGAATAAGATGGCCGGGAATAAGGTTTTTGAGGTGTTTGTTTGGTGTCATGACGTGGTGCTTTTATTCGTAGTGTTTGCTCACTTCTTCTATACTCAGAACGTCGATTTTGTGCGGAGGCTCGTCGCTGGCCACTTCCTGAAAAATTAAGCGGTACTGCTGATTGATGCGAACAGAACTTTTTCCTTTTCGGTTACCACTCAACTTTTCGTAGTTCAAACCGGTAAATTGCATCAGTTGCTCAATC is from Cryomorphaceae bacterium and encodes:
- a CDS encoding plasmid maintenance system killer protein — encoded protein: MEITFDNEELADLYEGKRPKSKVFKSNPALIKQFIKTVTRLRSVSEIEQLMQFTGLNYEKLSGNRKGKSSVRINQQYRLIFQEVASDEPPHKIDVLSIEEVSKHYE
- a CDS encoding ImmA/IrrE family metallo-endopeptidase, whose translation is MTPNKHLKNLIPGHLIHPGDILLDELKFRKISQNEFAGLVGIQKSQLNEMLQGKRDFNTDVCVKVAAALDMDESIWLNLMQNYEVDKAKINNRTQLERIAQWKEIKSKFPVPYLKKQNIITGNVEKDIPHLKHVFGTDLLSSTSQSFLEEAPAHYRKSLKRAVNPHYLEVWKKLIAHKASDLKVKKFDAKGVNKLTERLKTIFRENESVLEKSETELSAFGIKLVHLAKPDHCAVEGISFWQAENPVIGLSVTYDRIDNYAFNLFHELGHVYLHLTGDKQNSFVDFEEKTSEYANDPLEKEANRFAQNQLIDPAAWDELLMKCFKPNDDDFIQFAEQQQVHPAIVFGRFCLQMNSFKRRTGIDRKLG